In Candidatus Thermoplasmatota archaeon, the sequence AAATAAAGGGATCATGTTTGTTGGTCTTATGAGGTTGAGTTGTTGCAGAGTAAAAAATAGTATAAATTTCTACTTTCTGAAGTACTGGCAAAAGAAAAAATGCAGCAGTAGTTTTTGGACATAAGATTATAAATCAAATATTATTACGGCTAAATTGTATGAATAAGAAAGAGCTCATAGAGCTGCTAAAAGAATGCCAGGCTATCCAGTTTGGACGTTTTGTTTTAACATCCGGTGCAATAAGTGATTATTATATTGATATAAAAAAAGCAAGCACAAATCCTAGGATTCTTAAAAAAATCGCTGAAGCCATGGCTGCGTACAAAGACAAATATGATCTGCTTGCTGGTATGGAACTTGGTGCAGTCCCACTTGTTGTAGCATTATCTCTTGAAACAAATATACCATATGTTATCATCCGCAAAGAAAAAAGAGAACATGGAACCGGTAAACAAATTGAAGGCGGAGATGTAAAAGGTAAACGGGTGTTGATAGTTGAGGATGTTGCGACTAGTGGTGGTTCTATAATAAAAACTGTTGATATTCTGCGTAACAGCGAGGCTAAGTTAGACAAGGTTTTGGTTGTAGTTGACCGTGAGAGTGGTGCTAGACAGAAAATTGAGGAGATGGGTTTAGATTTTGTTCCATTGTTAACAGTTAGTGAGATTTTGAAAAAATAAGTTATAGTTAAATATTTGAATTATTATTCAAAAAAAAGTTTGGGGAGGAATTCAATTTGAATATACTGGTAGTTGGCGGTGGCGCTAGAGAGCATGCTATCTGCGATGCGGTCTGCCGTTCTAAAAATGTAAACCTTTATTCTGTTATGCATAACATGAACCCTGGTATTAAGCGTCTTTCAAAGGATGTTCTACTTACGAGGGATACAGATGTTGAAAGTATTGTTGAGTTTGCTAAAAAGAAAAAGATTGATTTGGTTGTTGTTGGTCCTGAAGCCCCATTAGAAGCCGGTGTTGTGAACGAGCTAGAAAAAAATGGTATACGTGCTAGTTCACCTACGCGTGAAGCGGCTAAAATTGAAACCAATAAAGAATGGATGCGCAACTTACTAAAAAAACATAAGGTTTGTGGTCAACTTAAATATGAGAGTTTCACAGATGCTAAAAAAGCAAAAAAATTCATTGAGGATCTTAATGGTGAAGTAGCGATAAAACCCATTGGGCTCACAGGTGGAAAAGGAGTAAAAGTAGCTGGTGATCATTTCCATGGGATTAAAGAGGCTGTTGCTTATGCTGAGGAGGTTATATCTAAAAAGATTGGTGGTGCTGCTAAGGTTTTAATTGAGGAAAAAGCTGTTGGCGAAGAATTCACGCTACAGGCTTTCTCAGATGGATACAGTACTATACCTTTGCCTGCTGTTCAGGATCATAAAAGGTTATTGCCTGATGATAAAGGCCCAAACACAGGTGGTATGGGTTCCTATTCTTGTTCAAATGGTCTTTTACCTTTTCTGTCAAAAAGCGAATACGAAGAAGGTACTGCTATACTGCAAAAGGTTACAGAGGCTATGGATAAAGAAGGCTGCCGATACATTGGCCCTATATATGGTCAGTTTATGCTCACAGCTGATAGACCAAAAATAATTGAGATCAACGCACGTTTCGGTGACCCTGAGGCCATGAATGTTTTACCACTACTGGAAACAGATTTTGTTGATATCTGCCACGCAATGATAAATGGAGATCTAAGCAACAAAAAAATCAGGTTAGAAAAGAAATCAACTGTATGTAAATACGTTGTACCTGAGGGATACGGTTTTAAAAGCATGGTTGGGGAAA encodes:
- the pyrE gene encoding orotate phosphoribosyltransferase — protein: MNKKELIELLKECQAIQFGRFVLTSGAISDYYIDIKKASTNPRILKKIAEAMAAYKDKYDLLAGMELGAVPLVVALSLETNIPYVIIRKEKREHGTGKQIEGGDVKGKRVLIVEDVATSGGSIIKTVDILRNSEAKLDKVLVVVDRESGARQKIEEMGLDFVPLLTVSEILKK
- the purD gene encoding phosphoribosylamine--glycine ligase, with amino-acid sequence MNILVVGGGAREHAICDAVCRSKNVNLYSVMHNMNPGIKRLSKDVLLTRDTDVESIVEFAKKKKIDLVVVGPEAPLEAGVVNELEKNGIRASSPTREAAKIETNKEWMRNLLKKHKVCGQLKYESFTDAKKAKKFIEDLNGEVAIKPIGLTGGKGVKVAGDHFHGIKEAVAYAEEVISKKIGGAAKVLIEEKAVGEEFTLQAFSDGYSTIPLPAVQDHKRLLPDDKGPNTGGMGSYSCSNGLLPFLSKSEYEEGTAILQKVTEAMDKEGCRYIGPIYGQFMLTADRPKIIEINARFGDPEAMNVLPLLETDFVDICHAMINGDLSNKKIRLEKKSTVCKYVVPEGYGFKSMVGEKIFVDEKMIKKTGAKLFYASVDKKDKYVLTTSSRSLAVVGIADALSDAEETCEKALKYVKSNHIFIRHDIGTKELLDKRVKHMNEIRGS